A window from Drosophila yakuba strain Tai18E2 chromosome 3L, Prin_Dyak_Tai18E2_2.1, whole genome shotgun sequence encodes these proteins:
- the LOC6534338 gene encoding sodium-dependent nutrient amino acid transporter 1 isoform X2 has protein sequence MQENDKFFDTYKQYKVCPKMEIPTTKYLADYLYVVHEDVPFRYYRKTKCSVFRGLVLCLCLNLSFANVVRFPRELDRYGSAYLVPYVVLLFLVGLPMVLLEISVGQFLGQGAAHTWRASPIFKGACMISRFASWLSAIWVSLQAVLALAYIGMFASNDLPFRECAGPVKLRLSGYLLTGTSGQECLQLTFLTPFWRNPLYFGLLAAGLIGLWIVVMLCTHNAKILRRSLFVFGLVGLVLLCTLTGWEVRNSFSRHYFPELWSFDCGLLAESNIWFNALMQVLFSVNCGFGALPMVTGKFLYKGDAVRTSVVYLCFNLLINAIAVTLFMVQFDLSSNGFQNMDELKPLTAIYDRVLNGSREGDSHLLQHLVPSLIYALIILSAMVSITVAVYTSTRLVPRRPNYVICLIGLVVAVISFAAPNFLIARVLDSRLVGTMVVTALVFELIAITWIYGAKNIYTDLEFSIGRPIFRVWMWLWVICPAILTGILVWWCADDDRYDVLAEYIPRWAPILFVLAIIVIIACVQIFRQVEYNFFGMICEASKPAKEWGPADPLARHSWKQWRSVCQDTGRRDFTLRRRGTRDYTHSIKKGQYSSATKYGVQNGGQTQTPMHQQHWKSSTPGNSSPNYSGSMFGDSAIEEDISVDKFPGITQQQYVPFQASDAKQSRYSQRMRQTAQPQTQTQMRPPRESVEKHREVVYIRRLSDGGTGTGHATRIEIMPSNESITYGNGKSNNNYTSAMSRNPLGRSTGCLAAPAQPPPPSVHVKRSASSVVNVNSHKLPPPATSGGAADHICWRKFNVNPEEYSTEL, from the exons atgcaagAAAATGACAAGTTCTTTGACACCTACAAGCAATACAAAGTCTGTCCCAAGATGGAGATACCAACGACAAAGTATTTAGCCGACTATCTATACGTTGTGCACGAGGACGTACCCTTCCGATACTATCGAAAA ACGAAATGCTCGGTGTTCCGCGGGCTCGTGCTCTGTTTGTGCCTGAACCTGAGCTTCGCGAACGTGGTCCGCTTCCCACGCGAGTTGGACCGCTACGGGTCGGCGTACCTGGTTCCGTATGTGGTCTTGCTGTTTCTAGTCGGCCTGCCCATGGTTCTGCTGGAGATCTCGGTGGGCCAGTTTCTGGGCCAGGGGGCGGCGCACACCTGGCGCGCCTCGCCCATTTTCAAAG GAGCCTGCATGATCAGTCGCTTTGCCTCCTGGCTTTCGGCCATCTGGGTGTCCTTGCAGGCCGTGCTGGCACTGGCCTACATCGGGATGTTCGCCTCCAATGACCTGCCATTCCGCGAGTGCGCGGGACCCGTCAAGCTGCGATTG AGCGGATACCTCCTGACGGGAACAAGTGGACAGGAGTGCTTGCAGCTGACCTTTCTCACACCATTTTGGCGCAATCCTCTGTACTTTGGCCTCCTGGCAGCGGGACTAATAGGGCTCTGGATAGTTGTCATGTTGTG CACACACAATGCCAAAATCCTGCGGCGCAGTTTATTCGTGTTCGGACTAGTTGGTCTAGTCCTGCTTTGCACACTCACTGGCTGGGAAGTGCGAAACTCCTTCAGTCGTCACTACTTCCCGGAGCTGTGGAGTTTTGACTGTGGCTTGCTTGCCGAGAGCAACATATGGTTCAATGCCCTGATGCAGGTCCTCTTCTCGGTAAACTGTGGCTTTGGAGCTCTGCCCATGGTCACTGGCAAGTTCCTGTACAAAGGCGACGCTGTGAGAACCTCGGTGGTTTATCTCTGCTTCAACCTGCTCATCAACGCCATTGCCGTGACCCTGTTCATGGTCCAGTTTGATTTGTCGTCAAATGGCTTTCAGAATATGGATGAACTGAAGCCCCTAACCGCCATCTACGACCGCGTATTGAACGGATCCCGGGAGGGCGACAGCCATCTACTACAGCATCTGGTCCCGTCCCTAATCTACGCCCTGATAATCCTCTCGGCCATGGTCTCCATCACGGTGGCGGTATATACCTCCACGCGTCTTGTGCCACGACGCCCCAACTATGTAATCTGCCTGATTGGATTGGTGGTGGCCGTTATTTCGTTCGCGGCGCCCAACTTCCTCATCGCCCGCGTGCTGGACTCGCGATTGGTGGGCACCATGGTGGTGACTGCCTTGGTGTTCGAGCTTATTGCCATAACTTGGATTTACGGAGCCAAGAACATCTACACTGACCTCGAGTTCTCCATAGGTCGTCCCATTTTCCgggtgtggatgtggctgtgggtCATTTGTCCGGCTATACTGACTGGTATTCTGGTGTGGTGGTGTGCGGACGATGATCGGTACGACGTGTTGGCGGAGTATatcccacgttgggcgccaattctTTTTGTCCTGGCCATCATCGTGATCATCGCCTGTGTGCAGATCTTCCGGCAGGTGGAGTACAACTTCTTCGGCATGATCTGCGAGGCCTCGAAGCCAGCAAAGGAGTGGGGTCCGGCGGATCCTTTGGCCCGTCACTCCTGGAAGCAGTGGCGCTCCGTATGCCAAGACACAGGACGCAGGGACTTTACCCTGAGAAGAAGGGGAACCCGGGACTATACGCATTCCATCAAGAAGGGCCAGTACTCGAGTGCGACGAAATATGGAGTACAGAATGGAGGTCAAACCCAGACGCCTATGCATCAGCAGCACTGGAAGTCATCCACGCCCGGAAATAGTTCTCCCAACTACAGCGGATCCATGTTTGGGGACTCAGCCATTGAAGAGGACATAAGTGTGGATAAGTTCCCAGGAATCACGCAGCAGCAATATGTTCCCTTCCAGGCCAGTGATGCGAAGCAGTCGAGGTATTCTCAAAGGATGCGGCAGACCGCTCAGCCGCAGACCCAAACGCAGATGCGACCGCCCAGGGAATCCGTGGAGAAACATCGTGAGGTGGTCTACATCCGCCGCCTCTCCGATGGTGGAACCGGTACAGGACATGCGACGCGCATAGAGATAATGCCCTCAAACGAATCCATTACCTATGGCAATGGCAAGAGCAACAATAACTACACCTCGGCCATGTCCCGCAATCCGCTGGGCCGCTCCACGGGATGCCTGGCCGCTCCTGcccagccgccgccgcccagcGTGCATGTCAAGCGGTCGGCCAGCTCGGTGGTGAATGTGAACTCCCACAAGCTGCCACCTCCAGCGACGTCCGGTGGAGCGGCGGACCACATTTGCTGGCGGAAATTCAACGTCAATCCGGAGGAGTATTCCACGGAGCTGTGA
- the LOC6534340 gene encoding proline-rich extensin-like protein EPR1 isoform X1, with translation MRSALFVLALCVVAVATASADTHERKIRAAEGYFYPSPEVPFDLPVRTTQPPTRPPTRPPTRPPTRPPTRPPTTRPPATYLPPTNKPLPPVTTRLPPPPPPPRTPAPTRPPTRPPTTRPPATYLPPTNKPLPPVTTRLPPPPPPPRTPAPTRPPTRPPTTRPPATYLPPTNKPPPPVTTRRPTPPPTRPPTYAPTTRRLTTPAPTYLPPTNKPLPPVTVRTTVRTTPRPTPPPTRPPTRPPTTYLPPVVVTTRRPTPPPTRPPTYPPTTRRLTTPAPTYLPPTNKPLPPVTVRTTVRTTPRPTPPPTRPPTRPPTTYLPPVVVTTRRPTPPPTRPPTYPPTTRRLTTPAPTYLPPTNKPLPPVTVRTTVRTTPRPTPPPTRPPTKPPTTYLPPVVVRTTRATPPPTRPPTRPPTYAPTTRRLTTPGPTYLPPTNKPLPPVTVRTTVRTTPRPTLPPTRPPTRPPTTYLPPPTVRTTRPPPPPTRPPTKPPTTYLPPVVRTTRATPPPTRPPTRPPTYPPTTRRLTTPAPTYLPPTNKPLPPVTVRTTIRTTPRPTLPPTRPPTRPPTTYLPPPTVRTTRPPPPPTRPPTKPPTTYLPPVVRTTRATPPPTRPPTYPPTTRRLTTPAPTYLPPTNKPLPPVTVRTTVRTTPRPTLPPTRPPTRPPTTYLPPPTVRTTRPPPPPTRPPTRPPTTYLPPVVVRTTRPPPPPTRRTTVYVPPPTVRTTVYVPPPTQRTTVYVPPAPTKHQGYQYPVPSIPFNF, from the exons ATG AGAAGTGCACTGTTTGTCTTGGCGCTTTGCGTTGTGGCAGTGGCCACCGCATCGGCCGATACCCATGAG CGCAAAATTCGTGCCGCCGAGGGTTACTTCTACCCCTCGCCCGAGGTGCCGTTCGATCTGCCCGTTCGCACCACCCAGCCGCCCACAAGGCCGCCAACGCGCCCTCCTACTCGGCCACCAACGCGCCCTCCCACGAGGCCACCAACCACTCGTCCTCCAGCAACCTACCTGCCGCCCACCAACAAGCCACTGCCACCAGTGACCACCCGTCtgcctcctccaccaccaccaccaaggACTCCTGCCCCAACGAGGCCACCAACTAGGCCCCCAACCACCCGTCCTCCAGCAACTTACCTGCCACCCACCAACAAGCCACTGCCACCAGTGACCACCCGTCtgcctcctccaccaccaccaccaaggACTCCTGCCCCAACGAGGCCACCAACTAGGCCCCCAACCACTCGTCCTCCAGCAACCTACTTGCCACCCACCAACAAGCCACCGCCACCAGTGACTACTCGTCgtccaacaccaccaccaactCGTCCACCAACCTACGCACCCACCACTCGTCGCCTGACGACTCCGGCTCCTACTTACCTGCCACCCACCAACAAGCCGCTGCCACCGGTCACCGTGCGCACCACCGTTCGCACCACTCCTCGtccaactcctcctcctaccAGGCCACCAACTAGGCCACCAACCACCTACCTGCCTCCCGTTGTTGTGACCACTCGTCGTCCAACACCGCCACCAACTCGTCCACCAACCTACCCACCCACCACTCGTCGTCTGACGACTCCGGCTCCTACTTACCTGCCACCCACCAACAAGCCACTGCCACCGGTCACCGTGCGCACCACCGTTCGCACCACTCCTCGtccaactcctcctcctaccAGGCCACCAACTAGGCCACCAACCACCTACCTGCCTCCCGTTGTTGTGACCACTCGTCGTCCAACACCGCCACCAACTCGTCCACCAACCTACCCACCCACCACTCGTCGTCTGACGACTCCGGCTCCTACTTACCTGCCACCCACCAACAAGCCACTGCCACCGGTCACCGTGCGCACCACCGTTCGTACCACTCCTCGTcccactcctcctcctaccAGGCCTCCAACCAAGCCCCCAACCACCTACTTGCCCCCCGTTGTCGTGCGCACCACTCGTGCCACCCCACCACCAACTCGTCCTCCAACCCGTCCACCAACCTACGCACCCACCACTCGTCGTCTGACCACCCCGGGACCCACTTACTTGCCACCCACCAACAAGCCACTGCCCCCAGTCACCGTGCGCACCACCGTTCGCACCACTCCTCGTCCAACTCTGCCTCCTACCAGGCCACCAACCCGCCCACCAACCACCTACCTGCCACCCCCAACTGTGCGCACCACCCGtcctcctccaccacccactcgtCCCCCAACTAAGCCCCCAACCACCTACCTGCCCCCCGTTGTGCGCACCACTCGTGCCACCCCACCACCAACTCGTCCACCAACTCGTCCACCAACCTACCCACCCACCACTCGTCGTCTGACGACCCCGGCTCCTACTTACTTGCCACCCACAAACAAGCCACTGCCCCCAGTCACCGTGCGCACCACCATTCGCACCACTCCCCGCCCAACTCTGCCACCCACGAGGCCACCAACCCGCCCACCAACCACCTATCTGCCACCCCCAACTGTGCGCACCACCCGtcctcctccaccacccactcgtCCCCCAACTAAGCCCCCAACCACCTACCTGCCCCCCGTTGTGCGCACCACTCGTgccacaccaccaccaactCGTCCACCAACCTACCCACCCACCACTCGTCGTCTGACGACTCCGGCTCCTACTTACTTGCCACCCACCAACAAGCCTCTGCCCCCAGTCACCGTGCGCACCACCGTTCGCACCACTCCTCGTCCAACTCTGCCTCCTACCAGGCCACCAACCCGCCCACCAACCACCTATCTGCCACCCCCAACTGTGCGCACCACCCGCCCTCCTCCACCACCCACCCGTCCCCCAACTAGGCCCCCAACCACCTACCTGCCCCCCGTTGTCGTGCGCACCACCCGTCCTCCTCCCCCACCCACCCGTAGGACCACCGTGTACGTGCCACCACCAACCGTGCGCACCACCGTGTACGTGCCACCCCCGACTCAGCGCACCACAGTGTACGTCCCACCCGCACCCACCAAGCACCAGGGCTACCAGTACCCCGTGCCCAGCATCCCCTTCAACTTCTAG
- the LOC6534340 gene encoding proline-rich extensin-like protein EPR1 isoform X2 — MRSALFVLALCVVAVATASADTHERKIRAAEGYFYPSPEVPFDLPVRTTQPPTRPPTRPPTRPPTRPPTRPPTTRPPATYLPPTNKPLPPVTTRLPPPPPPPRTPAPTRPPTRPPTTRPPATYLPPTNKPLPPVTTRLPPPPPPPRTPAPTRPPTRPPTTRPPATYLPPTNKPPPPVTTRRPTPPPTRPPTYAPTTRRLTTPAPTYLPPTNKPLPPVTVRTTVRTTPRPTPPPTRPPTRPPTTYLPPVVVTTRRPTPPPTRPPTYPPTTRRLTTPAPTYLPPTNKPLPPVTVRTTVRTTPRPTPPPTRPPTRPPTTYLPPVVVTTRRPTPPPTRPPTYPPTTRRLTTPAPTYLPPTNKPLPPVTVRTTVRTTPRPTPPPTRPPTKPPTTYLPPVVVRTTRATPPPTRPPTRPPTYAPTTRRLTTPGPTYLPPTNKPLPPVTVRTTVRTTPRPTLPPTRPPTRPPTTYLPPPTVRTTRPPPPPTRPPTKPPTTYLPPVVRTTRATPPPTRPPTRPPTYPPTTRRLTTPAPTYLPPTNKPLPPVTVRTTIRTTPRPTLPPTRPPTRPPTTYLPPPTVRTTRPPPPPTRPPTKPPTTYLPPVVRTTRATPPPTRPPTYPPTTRRLTTPAPTYLPPTNKPLPPVTVRTTVRTTPRPTLPPTRPPTRPPTTYLPPPTVRTTRPPPPPTRPPTRPPTTYLPPVVVRTTRPPPPPTRRTTVYVPPPTVRTTVYVPPAPTKHQGYQYPVPSIPFNF, encoded by the exons ATG AGAAGTGCACTGTTTGTCTTGGCGCTTTGCGTTGTGGCAGTGGCCACCGCATCGGCCGATACCCATGAG CGCAAAATTCGTGCCGCCGAGGGTTACTTCTACCCCTCGCCCGAGGTGCCGTTCGATCTGCCCGTTCGCACCACCCAGCCGCCCACAAGGCCGCCAACGCGCCCTCCTACTCGGCCACCAACGCGCCCTCCCACGAGGCCACCAACCACTCGTCCTCCAGCAACCTACCTGCCGCCCACCAACAAGCCACTGCCACCAGTGACCACCCGTCtgcctcctccaccaccaccaccaaggACTCCTGCCCCAACGAGGCCACCAACTAGGCCCCCAACCACCCGTCCTCCAGCAACTTACCTGCCACCCACCAACAAGCCACTGCCACCAGTGACCACCCGTCtgcctcctccaccaccaccaccaaggACTCCTGCCCCAACGAGGCCACCAACTAGGCCCCCAACCACTCGTCCTCCAGCAACCTACTTGCCACCCACCAACAAGCCACCGCCACCAGTGACTACTCGTCgtccaacaccaccaccaactCGTCCACCAACCTACGCACCCACCACTCGTCGCCTGACGACTCCGGCTCCTACTTACCTGCCACCCACCAACAAGCCGCTGCCACCGGTCACCGTGCGCACCACCGTTCGCACCACTCCTCGtccaactcctcctcctaccAGGCCACCAACTAGGCCACCAACCACCTACCTGCCTCCCGTTGTTGTGACCACTCGTCGTCCAACACCGCCACCAACTCGTCCACCAACCTACCCACCCACCACTCGTCGTCTGACGACTCCGGCTCCTACTTACCTGCCACCCACCAACAAGCCACTGCCACCGGTCACCGTGCGCACCACCGTTCGCACCACTCCTCGtccaactcctcctcctaccAGGCCACCAACTAGGCCACCAACCACCTACCTGCCTCCCGTTGTTGTGACCACTCGTCGTCCAACACCGCCACCAACTCGTCCACCAACCTACCCACCCACCACTCGTCGTCTGACGACTCCGGCTCCTACTTACCTGCCACCCACCAACAAGCCACTGCCACCGGTCACCGTGCGCACCACCGTTCGTACCACTCCTCGTcccactcctcctcctaccAGGCCTCCAACCAAGCCCCCAACCACCTACTTGCCCCCCGTTGTCGTGCGCACCACTCGTGCCACCCCACCACCAACTCGTCCTCCAACCCGTCCACCAACCTACGCACCCACCACTCGTCGTCTGACCACCCCGGGACCCACTTACTTGCCACCCACCAACAAGCCACTGCCCCCAGTCACCGTGCGCACCACCGTTCGCACCACTCCTCGTCCAACTCTGCCTCCTACCAGGCCACCAACCCGCCCACCAACCACCTACCTGCCACCCCCAACTGTGCGCACCACCCGtcctcctccaccacccactcgtCCCCCAACTAAGCCCCCAACCACCTACCTGCCCCCCGTTGTGCGCACCACTCGTGCCACCCCACCACCAACTCGTCCACCAACTCGTCCACCAACCTACCCACCCACCACTCGTCGTCTGACGACCCCGGCTCCTACTTACTTGCCACCCACAAACAAGCCACTGCCCCCAGTCACCGTGCGCACCACCATTCGCACCACTCCCCGCCCAACTCTGCCACCCACGAGGCCACCAACCCGCCCACCAACCACCTATCTGCCACCCCCAACTGTGCGCACCACCCGtcctcctccaccacccactcgtCCCCCAACTAAGCCCCCAACCACCTACCTGCCCCCCGTTGTGCGCACCACTCGTgccacaccaccaccaactCGTCCACCAACCTACCCACCCACCACTCGTCGTCTGACGACTCCGGCTCCTACTTACTTGCCACCCACCAACAAGCCTCTGCCCCCAGTCACCGTGCGCACCACCGTTCGCACCACTCCTCGTCCAACTCTGCCTCCTACCAGGCCACCAACCCGCCCACCAACCACCTATCTGCCACCCCCAACTGTGCGCACCACCCGCCCTCCTCCACCACCCACCCGTCCCCCAACTAGGCCCCCAACCACCTACCTGCCCCCCGTTGTCGTGCGCACCACCCGTCCTCCTCCCCCACCCACCCGTAGGACCACCGTGTACGTGCCACCACCAACCGTGCGCACCACCGTGTACGTGCCAC CCGCACCCACCAAGCACCAGGGCTACCAGTACCCCGTGCCCAGCATCCCCTTCAACTTCTAG
- the LOC6534341 gene encoding alpha-protein kinase 1 yields the protein MFMQSAVGQGQGQGQRDTRTRLDPCGTKGRRWIMGLILGYTIMSLMVVKVASAATLYQQHQQQHLQQQSANDIESSADEPSQPTTETEPSDSDTDIEKMRAKLQQLQHEQQQQYLRQQQHQLQLHLQQMQATQGAAGETAYLLERADSNVAPIYGTWRTKAQRQQHATSSHEPDDAHVYERLPKRSATMTPLRGLLRDQMPRPPRLTTQDMQLSLGSPSPPPPPTKGLLRRQYSETPGTRALRGQEEFKPKPFHFPYEGPMPEQFTKGEGRPELNNIQDILQHLHIGGLAPSKLPPMVMMPTGLHIAGTFKNLKSSGIGNFFRGKRNKKQMQFSIPMPMFPMMSMPMPWYNPAVMPHQRVAIDQLYPYKPRSPQDVNLLAMQPLGNGKPLSKKKKKKQQQQQQLQQQQLQQQLQQQQQQQQQQQQQQLLEHGSQQHFVADPFVPQHFAAPVIALNATRQPQLKRLPFKVNLDIYPVLPPSRPASVMRHPFQQDYALPSPAALTGTTAAAYQMGQGIYQTPFKFPTQQPVVFPDQATRYSQQQALYHNQVHKFPPPKSVHPDEPIYGQTSGQGSAQGQGQVESQTSPIMLHLNVFPKQKPTATIRASTNPFYHHSMQRNMMNSNDLLPPNPPSPIEPRQAVNGSGPGLQKQQQQQQQQHPSHNQTQQQHQATQQQHLQSLPGNRSSTISRSDHLPLIDFEHPIVAAELPDPSAFGGIRQDHRYRKTPADEHYRYPKNANIEQMAAEAQTASLFRFPVEDLIQFQVDDAL from the exons ATGTTCATGCAGTCGGCAGTCGGtcaaggacaaggacaaggacaacgGGACACTCGAACGCGACTGGATCCTTGCGGGACTAAAGGCAGGCGGTGGATTATGGGCCTGATCCTGGGGTACACAATT ATGTCTCTCATGGTAGTGAAGGTCGCCTCAGCAGCCACTCTTTAtcaacagcaccagcagcagcatctgcagcagcaatcTGCGAACGACATTGAGTCCTCAGCAGACGAGCCATCCCAGCCCACCACGGAGACGGAGCCCTCGGACAGCGACACAGACATCGAGAAGATGCGGGCCAAgttgcagcaactgcagcacgagcagcagcagcagtacctgcgccagcagcaacatcagctgcagctgcatctgcAGCAGATGCAGGCGACGCAGGGAGCTGCTGGGGAAACCGCCTACTTATTGGAGCGTGCCGACAGCAACGTTGCACCCATCTACGGGACGTGGCGCACGAAAGCGCAACGGCAGCAACACGCAACATCGTCACACGAACCGGACGACGCCCATGTTTACGAGCGCCTGCCCAAGCGATCGGCCACCATGACGCCTCTGAGGGGGTTGCTGCGCGATCagatgccacgccccccgcgCCTCACCACCCAGGACATGCAGTTGTCCCTGGGCTCGCCCtctccgccgccgccgcccacaAAGGGTTTGCTACGACGGCAGTACTCGGAAACGCCGGGAACCCGCGCTCTTCGGGGGCAGGAAGAGTTCAAGCCCAAGCCGTTCCACTTTCCCTACGAGGGTCCGATGCCGGAGCAGTTCACCAAGGGTGAGGGTCGTCCCGAGCTGAACAACATCCAGGATATACTGCAGCACCTGCACATCGGCGGCTTGGCCCCCAGCAAACTGCCACCCATGGTGATGATGCCCACGGGTCTGCACATCGCAGGCACTTTCAAGAACCTTAAGTCCAGTGGCATTGGGAACTTTTTCCGCGGGAAGCGCAACAAGAAGCAGATGCAGTTCAGCATTCCGATGCCCATGTTTCCCATGATGTCTATGCCCATGCCGTGGTACAATCCCGCTGTTATGCCCCATCAGAGGGTGGCCATCGATCAACTGTATCCTTACAAGCCCCGTTCGCCGCAGGATGTTAATCTGTTGGCCATGCAGCCACTGGGAAACGGAAAACCGTTGTctaagaagaagaaaaagaagcagcaacagcagcaacagcttcagcagcaacagcttcagcagcaactgcaacagcagcagcaacaacagcagcaacaacagcagcaacagctacTGGAGCATGGCAGTCAGCAGCACTTTGTGGCAGATCCCTTCGTGCCACAGCACTTTGCAGCACCTGTAATCGCACTGAATGCCACACGGCAGCCGCAGCTGAAAAGGCTTCCTTTCAAGGTCAATCTGGACATATATCCTGTGCTGCCGCCCTCGCGTCCTGCCTCGGTTATGCGACATCCTTTCCAGCAAGACTACGCCCTGCCCTCGCCAGCTGCCTTGACTGGAACCACGGCGGCCGCTTATCAGATGGGCCAGGGCATTTACCAGACCCCCTTCAAGTTCCCCACCCAACAGCCCGTAGTCTTCCCTGACCAGGCTACCAGATACAGTCAGCAGCAGGCGTTGTACCACAACCAAGTCCACAAGTTTCCGCCTCCGAAGAGCGTGCATCCCGATGAGCCCATCTACGGACAGACTTCTGGACAGGGCTCTGCACAGGGTCAGGGTCAGGTGGAGAGCCAAACGAGCCCCATTATGCTGCACTTGAACGTGTTCCCCAAGCAGAAGCCAACTGCCACAATTCGCGCCTCCACCAATCCATTCTACCATCACAGCATGCAACGCAACATGATGAACTCGAACGACTTGCTGCCACCCAATCCGCCCAGTCCCATTGAACCCAGACAGGCAGTCAATGGCAGTGGCCCTGGTCTGcagaaacaacagcagcagcagcagcaacaacatccgTCCCATAATCAaacccagcagcaacatcaggcgacacaacagcaacatttgCAATCCCTGCCCGGCAATCGATCCAGCACCATTTCGCGCAGCGATCATCTGCCGCTGATTGACTTTGAGCATCCTATTGTGGCGGCTGAGCTCCCAGATCCTTCCGCCTTTGGCGGCATTCGGCAGGATCATCGATATAGGAAAACACCTGCGGATGAGCACTATCGTTATCCAAAGAACGCCAATATCGAACAGATGGCAGCGGAGGCCCAGACAGCCTCGCTCTTCCGCTTTCCCGTCGAGGATCTAATACAGTTCCAGGTGGACGATGCTCTCTAA